The genomic segment GAACGCAAGCTCGCTTAACTGCGTGGTGCCATCAAAGAGTTGGGCTAAGAGGCCTGTATAGTCCCCGGGCATCATAATCGTATGGCGCTCCAGTTGCGGAAAACGATGCTTCAAACCGAGATAAAGCAGGAAGCAGCTCATAGAATAGCGAAGGCGTGGTAAGCGCCATGTCCACCACGGACGCGCATCGGGCGGAATAAGCTGGAGCCACGTTTTCGTTACATCGCTATTGGCAACAACAATGTCAGCGGGAATTGCTGTGGTATCCGCAAGCTGCACACCATGGATACGGCCGTTGCGTACGATAATCTGCCTGACGGGTGCATTGAGCAGCATTTCGCCGCCAAGTGCCTGAAAACGTTCGACCATTGCTTGCACGAGTGCCCGAATGCCCCCGTGGGCAAACCAGACACCGCCTTGTCGCTCAAGGTAGGGCACAATGCTGTAGATCGCGCTGGCTCGTAGCGGATTGCCACCAATGAAGAGCGGATGGAAGGAAAAAACGATCCGGAGTTCCGGTGATTGGAAATAGCGACTTGCAAAGCGATAGACGCTTTCGTGGGCGCGCAGCTGAAGCAGTTCTGGCACAATACGGAGAAACGTGGTGAAGTGATCAAACGGCTCTCCAGCAAGTTCTGCAAAAGCTCGCTGATAGATACGGCGTGTCGCGTGCAAGAACGCGCGATAGCCCTTGACGTCAGATGGAGCGATGCGCGCGATCTCCGTTTCATCCCGTTCAGGATCACCCCAGTAGTCGAAGGTGCGTCCATCAGCGAAGACGATGCGATAAAACGGCGAAAGCGGTGATAAGACCACGTCACGCTCAAGTTCGCGATCAGTGAGTGCCCAAAGCTCGCGAAGAAGGTCTGGGGCAGTGATCAGGGTTGGCCCCATATCGAAGCGATATTGTCCAAGTTGCAGGGCACCCGCTCGCCCACCAGGCTGATCACGTCCCTCAACGAGCAAGACGTGGTAGCCAGCTGCTTGGAGCCGGATCGCTGCGGCAATGCCGCCGATGCCTGCGCCGATGACAATGACACGGTGCATTATGCTTCTCCTTGACCGAGTTGCTGCCTGGGCTTGATGGCCAACGTTGGCATTGGCGTTGAAAGAGCATGAACCTGTGCCTCGATCATGGCACGAACCTGCTCACGGTCGTCACGGTCAGAGACGAAAATCGGCTCGCCGATGTTGAGGGAGACATGCCATCGTTGATCGAATGTGTAGGCGAGACCGACCGGCACGATAGGAATGGGTTGCTTGTTGATGTGAGCGGCACGCTGGGCCAGCCAGACGAAGCCAGGGCGGAAAGGAAGGTAGTCCTGGTTATCCCGTTTTGGCGTCCAGTGGGGATCAATATTTGGAAAACCTTCGGGGAAGACAACAAGTGCCTCTCCAGCGCACAGCCGTTGCAGAGCATCGCGAACCCCACGAAGAACGCGTGCTGAGCGCTCAGAGAGCTGGTAGGCACTCTGGCCTTGTTCCAGTCGTTCAACTCGCAAGACAACGGGCCAGCCAGCACATGCACAGAGTTGTTCCATAATCCAACGCAAACGAGGCGTGGTAGCCCAATCGAGTGCGACAAGGAAACTGAGTGGCCTCGGGCTTGTGGCCATCAGGAGTGTCGCATCGTACAGGTGATGGTAATGACGGCAGGCAAGAATCACCGGGCCTCTTGTTGGAACGTGTTCCCAGCCCGAGACATGAACATCAAGACGGCTTGACACAAAACGACTGGCAAATTGAAGCAAAATTCGAGCCACGCGCTCGGTCACTGGTATAGCGGGGGATTCTGCCGTGGTGCGCTGAGCACGTCGCGCAGCTCGTTGTATTCCGTCTGGCGTATCGGGATGAGTAGGCCAGAGCGTGCCGAGGATTGCTGGGAGTACGCCAAGGACGAGAGCGAGCACAACTGGCATCCACAGGTGAACGCTGATGCTCAATGCAGAGGCAAAGGCAATATTGGCAAGGTAGATCCCAAGTGGAATGAGGCTCTGCAGCTCTGCATGCGTGAGATTGCTCCGCCAGAGCCAACGACTGACTGCCATGAATAACACGGCAGTCGCAGCCCATCCGGCGAAGTTTTGAA from the Thermorudis peleae genome contains:
- the crtI gene encoding phytoene desaturase family protein, coding for MHRVIVIGAGIGGIAAAIRLQAAGYHVLLVEGRDQPGGRAGALQLGQYRFDMGPTLITAPDLLRELWALTDRELERDVVLSPLSPFYRIVFADGRTFDYWGDPERDETEIARIAPSDVKGYRAFLHATRRIYQRAFAELAGEPFDHFTTFLRIVPELLQLRAHESVYRFASRYFQSPELRIVFSFHPLFIGGNPLRASAIYSIVPYLERQGGVWFAHGGIRALVQAMVERFQALGGEMLLNAPVRQIIVRNGRIHGVQLADTTAIPADIVVANSDVTKTWLQLIPPDARPWWTWRLPRLRYSMSCFLLYLGLKHRFPQLERHTIMMPGDYTGLLAQLFDGTTQLSELAFYLHAPATTDPSFAPAGQESLYILVPVPHLGHLPLDWAAEAPAFRARILTTLEYVYGLQGIANAIMTEAQFTPTDFATQLQSWHGAAFSIEPTLTQSAYFRPHNRARTIQGLYFVGAGTHPGAGIPGVLLSAAITSRLVQQDWPAPRSFRLSSPLPTGSQRAYGK
- a CDS encoding carotenoid biosynthesis protein — translated: MRLVRLCFVGHLLALTFGLGGLLIALRSPDLWSHNPLALRVYAFGMHYGGSLHILFGMLTMLLFGLYALGARRTLTFFVATVVISLSSELIGTSTGWPFGNYAYTSGLGFKILGRVPFTIPLSWFYMGFASYLLASRLLLRLRSRTTLWPSVLLGAYFLVVWDLVLDPAMAHPALTARFWVWERHGPYFGMPIQNFAGWAATAVLFMAVSRWLWRSNLTHAELQSLIPLGIYLANIAFASALSISVHLWMPVVLALVLGVLPAILGTLWPTHPDTPDGIQRAARRAQRTTAESPAIPVTERVARILLQFASRFVSSRLDVHVSGWEHVPTRGPVILACRHYHHLYDATLLMATSPRPLSFLVALDWATTPRLRWIMEQLCACAGWPVVLRVERLEQGQSAYQLSERSARVLRGVRDALQRLCAGEALVVFPEGFPNIDPHWTPKRDNQDYLPFRPGFVWLAQRAAHINKQPIPIVPVGLAYTFDQRWHVSLNIGEPIFVSDRDDREQVRAMIEAQVHALSTPMPTLAIKPRQQLGQGEA